The region GGAAAAAATGTTCATATCGGAGCGGGATCAGTCATTGCAGGTGTTCTTGAACCACCTAGTAAAACACCTGTGATCATTGAGGATGATGTGATGATTGGAGCCAATGCGGTTATTTTAGAAGGGGTTCGAGTTGGAAAGGGAGCAGTTGTAGCGGCAGGAGCTGTTGTAACGGAAGATGTCTTGCCAAATACCGTAGTAGCGGGAATGCCTGCCAAAGTCATCAAACAAAAAGATGAACAAACAAAAGACAAGGTGAAAATACTAGAAGATTTAAGATAATTTTTAGTCGAATATAAAAAGATTAATCTTAGGTATTATTTCTTAGATTAATCTTTTTATTTTATTTTCTTGCTATGGAGTTAACTCCATACCCTATAATAACTTTGTAATGAAATTTCTAATAGTTATAGTAGGTGAGAAAAGAGAGCACTTTATAGGAATTTTTGAAAAGGGGATTAAAATATGACAAGTGCTGAAGTTAGTAAAAAATATAATATTTCTATTGATACATTACGGTATTATGAGAAGATTGGCCTTCTCCCACCTATAAAGCGTGATTCTAAAGGTTATCGTGTTTATACAGAACAAGATTGTAATTGGATTTATTATATTAAGGTGATGCGAAATGCAGGGGTTTCGATTGAAGCCTTAATCGAATATTTCGATTTATTTCAAAAAGGGGAATCCACGATTAACAAAAGAAAAACAATTCTTTTAGAACAACGCGATCAACTAGCTAAAAAGGTTCAGGAGATGCAAGACACATTAGCCATGTTAACTCATAAAATTGATATTTATGAGGAACTGCTATTAAAGTTCGAAGATGAAAAGTTAAGAGGATTAGAAAATTAAGAAAGAAGGAATAAAAATGAAACAGGTGACATTAAATAATGGATTGAAAATGCCTATTTTAGGGTTCGGTGTTTACCAAATTACAGATTTAAAAGAGTGTGAACGTGCGGTATTAGATGCGATTGAAGTAGGGTATCGATTAATTGATACCGCACAAGCGTATGGTAATGAGGAGGCAGTCGGAAGAGCTATCAAAAAATCATCGGTTCCAAGAGAGGAATTGTTTATTACCACAAAAGTATGGATTTCAAATGCAGGATATGAAAAAGCAAGGCAATCACTAGAAGAATCATTAAAAAAAATGCAACTTGATTACATCGATTTAGTTCTCATACATCAACCTGTTAATGATTATTATGGAACGTATCGCGCAATGGAGGAAATGTATAAGGAAGGGAAAATTAAGGCGATTGGAGTAAGTAATTTTTATCCGGATCGTTTAGTAGATATTTGTTTATGCAATGAAATTATTCCAGCCGTTAATCAGGTAGAAGTTAATGTCTTTCATCAGCAAACAGATGCTCAGGAGTATATGAAAAAATATAATGTTCAAATGGAGGCATGGGCACCCTTTGCTGAAGGTAAAAACGATATGTTTAATCAACCTCTTTTAAAAGAGATTGGAACGAAATATGGGAAGTCGGTTGCACAAGTTATCTTAAGATGGTTAGTTCAACGTAATATTGTTGTATTAGCTAAATCAGTCCGTAAAGAAAGAATGGAAGAAAATATAAATATTTTTGATTTTGAATTAAGTCACGATGAGATGAACAGGATTAGTGAATTAGATAAGGGTGAAAGTTCATTCTTCTCACACTATGATCCAAATATTATTGAATTTTTAGCTAATCTAAGTAGATAAAGAGTCAGATTAAATTTAAGTTTGATGGTGTAATAAGACAGGTAAGACCCCTAAATCGTAAAATTTCTGATAATTTAAAATGGCAAACCTCAATTATTTAATACTAAATAATTGAGGTTTTTTTTTGATTTTTAATAAAAATATCGAGATGATGAAATCGACTTACGTTACACTATTGGCGGAAACGTTTTTAATTTTTAATCGCTTTCTATAGAAGAATAAAATATAATATGATACTATCATAGTAGAACTTATCGAAAAATGTAGTAAATTGAGTGAAGAGGTTGACAGATGTTTAATTACGAACAAATCAAAAAATTTACTGACGTAGAGATTTTAATCTATAACTATATCATGCAAAATTCTCAAAATATTCGTTATATGACGATTAGAGAACTAGCAGATGCGGTTCATGTTTCGACTTCTGCGATTATGCGCTTTTGCAAAAAACTTGATTGCGAAGGATATGCTGAATTTAAAGTGCAATTTAAAATGCATTTAGAAGAAACAAAAGAAAAACAACCATTAAACGATATTTCAGAAATCATACATTATTTTCAAAGTGTTAATAATGAGGAATTTGAGCAAAATATTAGTCAAGTTGCGCAATTAGTGAGTCAAGCCAAACAAATTATCTTTGTAGGGATTGGAACATCAGGAATTCTTGGAAAGTACGGAGCACGCTATTTTTCAAACATTGGAAAATTTAGTTACTTTATCGACGATCCATTTTACCCAAACATCGGAGGAATTAGCGATGATGCTGTTGTCATCATGCTATCGGTATCAGGAGAAACTGAACAGACATTAAACTTGGCCAGATTCTTTTTACAACAACGTTGTACGTTAGTTAGTATTACCAATAGTACAAACTCAACGTTAGCTAAAATGTCCCAATATAATCTATCGTATTATATGACCAACCAAAAAAATCAAAAAGAATATGATATTACAACTCAGGTTCCAGTCGTTTTTATTTTAGAATCCATTGGAAGAAGACTGACGTTAAATGCGTAAACACAGGCTATTGTGTTACGCATTTTTTATTGTCACAAGTTGTTTCGTTTTGGGAACAAATATCAAAGCGATGTTACAAATGCTTATCGCTTACAAAAATAATGACAGAAAGGGCTTTATTAAATACAATAGGTATGCAACACAGTTAGAGAATTAGATGGAGGTATTACAAATGGCAATCGATTATAGCCAAACGGCAAAAGAATTAGTTGCTGCCTTAGGTGGCAATGAAAATATTAACAATGTAACACATTGTGCAACACGTTTACGTTTTATTTTAAAAGATCATTCAGTTGTTGATAAAGAAACAGCAAGTAAAATTAAAGGAGTTATTACAACAGTAGAAGCTGGAGGACAGTTCCAAGTTGTTATCGGAAACCACGTTAAGGATGCGTATGAGCAAGTTTTAAAATTAGTTGATGTAAGTGAAGAAAAAGGATCAACTTCAACTGAAAAAGTAGGAGTATTTAGTAAAATTATTGATATTATTTCAAGTATCTTCGCACCATTCTTATACACATTAGCTGCTTGTGGGATTTTACAAGGAATCTTAGGGGTACTAGTTGCGTTAGAGTGGATTGATACAGCAGGTGGAACATACCAAGTCCTAAACTTTATTTCTTGGACAGCGTTCACATTCTTGCCAGTTTTAATTTCGATTACAGCAGCGAAAAAATTTAAAATTAATGAGTTTATTGCTGTTGTTATTGCCTGTGCGTTAATTTCACCAGATTATAATGCAATGGTAAATGACGGAACACAGTTAAGCTTCTTAGGAATTCAAATTCAGATGTTAAGTTATACATCATCAGTTATCCCAGTTATTTTAGCAGTATGGGTAGCCTCTTATGTAGCAAGATTCTTTGAAAAAATCTTACCAACTGTTATTCGTAACTTATTTACACCAATGTTTACAATTGCTATCATGGTTCCATTTACGTTATTAGTATTCGGGCCATTCGGAGCAACAATTGGTGGAGCAATTGGAGATACATACAATTACTTATATAACTTAAGCCCAATCGTGGCAGGTATTATTGTGGGTGGACTTTGGCAAGTATTAGTTATCTTCGGGGTACATTGGGGAATCACACCTGTTACAGTTGGAAACTATGCATCACTTGGATATGATACATTTACGGCACTTCAAGCATCTGCAGTCTTCTCACAAGCCGGAGCAGCATTTGGAGTCTTCTTAAAAACAAAAGATAAAGAATTAAAAGACGTTTCATTACCAGCCGCTATTACAGCCGTATTCGGAATTACAGAACCTGTTGTTTATGGAGTTAACTTACGTCTGAAAAAACCAATGATCTGTGGATGTATTGCGGGAGCAATTGGTGGAGCTATTGCAGGAGCATTCAATGCTGTATCTTGGAGCTATAACATGCCTGGTATTGCAACAATCCCTGCTTTCTTCAAGGCAGGACACATGACACCATTCATTGGTTTCTTAATTTCAATCGTTGTTTCATTCGTACTTGGTATGGTCTTAACAATGATCGTTGGATTTAAAGAGGATAACAAATAAGGAGGTAACAAACATGAGTCAATTACCTAAAAACTTTCTATGGGGTGGAGCTGTTGCAGCCCACCAAGTAGAAGGTGGTTACAACAAAGGTGGTAAAGGAATCAGCATCGTTGATGTTCTAACGGGGGGAGCACATGGTGTAGACCGAATTATTACTGAAACGATTGAAGAGGGAAAATATTATCCAAATCATGAAGCCGTTGATTTTTATGGTCATTATAAAGAAGATATTGCATTATTTGCAGAACTTGGATTCAAATGTTTTAGAACATCAATCGCTTGGACACGAATCTTTCCAAAAGGTGATGAATTAGAACCAAATGAAGAAGGGTTAAAATTCTATGACGATTTATTTGATGAGTTATTAAAATATAATATTGAACCAGTTATCACCTTATCTCACTTTGAAATGCCACATCATTTAGTTAAAGAATATGGTGGATGGAAAAATCGTAAAGTGATTGACTTCTTTGTTAGATATAGTGAAGTGGTCATGAAACGTTACAAAGATAAAGTGAAATACTGGATGACCTTCAATGAAATCAATAATCAAAAAAATTATAAATATCCACTGTTTGGATATACTTGTTCAGGCGTTATCTTCAATGAAGATGAAAATCCAGAACAATGCATGTACCAAGTCGTGCATCATCAATTAGTCGCAAGTGCTAAAGTTGTAAAATTGGGACATGAAATTAATCCAGATTTCCAAATTGGATGTATGATGGCTTGCGTTCCATTATATCCATACTCTTGTAAACCAGAAGACATGATGTATTCAGTAGAATCGATGCATGATCGTTACCTATTCTCTGATGTTCATGTACGAGGAGAATACCCATCTTATGCCATTAAGGAATGGGAACGTAAAGGATTCAATATCCACATGGAACCAGAGGATAAAGATATCTTAAAAGCTGGAATCGTCGATTACATTGGATTAAGTTATTACATGACAAATGCGGTCAAAGCAGGTGCGGTTGTAGAGGGGAATGGATTAGATGGATTCCCTGGAAGTGTGCCAAATCCACACGTTAAATCATCAGATTGGGGATGGCAAATTGACCCGATTGGATTACGTTATGCCTTAAACTTATTATACGAACGTTATCAAAAACCATTATTCATCGTTGAAAATGGATTTGGAGCAATCGATAAAGTCGAGGAAGATGGATCAATTAACGATGATTACCGCATTGATTACTTAAAAGCACACATTGAAGAAATGAAAAAAGCTGTCACTTTAGATGGTGTTGATTTAATGGGATATACACCTTGGGGATGTATTGACTGTGTATCATTCACTACGGGTGAATATAAAAAACGTTACGGATTCATTTATGTTGATAAACATGATGATGGATCAGGAACCATGAAACGTATGAAAAAGAAAAGCTTTAACTGGTATAAAAACGTCATTCAGACAAATGGAGAAGAATTATAATAAAAAAAGGTGCTACCGTGTAGGTGCACCTTTTTTGTTACTCTGATTCTAAAGTAGTTCCAATGGCAGCTACAATAGCACCAAATGTTTGAATCCAACTTCCGATAAAAATATAGATATTTCCTCTGATTTTAAATCCTTGTAACAGTTCGTATCCACCATATGCCTGTAAGCTATTCCCAAAAGTTTGTGTAAAGTTGCCGTAAGCACTCAGTAATTCTGCAGGATTGTTAGATTCTTTGAGTTCGCTAATACCAGCTAAGTATGCGCCATAGCCTTGTAAGAGATTTCCAACGATAATGAGTT is a window of Turicibacter sanguinis DNA encoding:
- a CDS encoding MerR family transcriptional regulator; amino-acid sequence: MTSAEVSKKYNISIDTLRYYEKIGLLPPIKRDSKGYRVYTEQDCNWIYYIKVMRNAGVSIEALIEYFDLFQKGESTINKRKTILLEQRDQLAKKVQEMQDTLAMLTHKIDIYEELLLKFEDEKLRGLEN
- a CDS encoding aldo/keto reductase, encoding MKQVTLNNGLKMPILGFGVYQITDLKECERAVLDAIEVGYRLIDTAQAYGNEEAVGRAIKKSSVPREELFITTKVWISNAGYEKARQSLEESLKKMQLDYIDLVLIHQPVNDYYGTYRAMEEMYKEGKIKAIGVSNFYPDRLVDICLCNEIIPAVNQVEVNVFHQQTDAQEYMKKYNVQMEAWAPFAEGKNDMFNQPLLKEIGTKYGKSVAQVILRWLVQRNIVVLAKSVRKERMEENINIFDFELSHDEMNRISELDKGESSFFSHYDPNIIEFLANLSR
- a CDS encoding MurR/RpiR family transcriptional regulator; translated protein: MFNYEQIKKFTDVEILIYNYIMQNSQNIRYMTIRELADAVHVSTSAIMRFCKKLDCEGYAEFKVQFKMHLEETKEKQPLNDISEIIHYFQSVNNEEFEQNISQVAQLVSQAKQIIFVGIGTSGILGKYGARYFSNIGKFSYFIDDPFYPNIGGISDDAVVIMLSVSGETEQTLNLARFFLQQRCTLVSITNSTNSTLAKMSQYNLSYYMTNQKNQKEYDITTQVPVVFILESIGRRLTLNA
- a CDS encoding PTS transporter subunit EIIC is translated as MAIDYSQTAKELVAALGGNENINNVTHCATRLRFILKDHSVVDKETASKIKGVITTVEAGGQFQVVIGNHVKDAYEQVLKLVDVSEEKGSTSTEKVGVFSKIIDIISSIFAPFLYTLAACGILQGILGVLVALEWIDTAGGTYQVLNFISWTAFTFLPVLISITAAKKFKINEFIAVVIACALISPDYNAMVNDGTQLSFLGIQIQMLSYTSSVIPVILAVWVASYVARFFEKILPTVIRNLFTPMFTIAIMVPFTLLVFGPFGATIGGAIGDTYNYLYNLSPIVAGIIVGGLWQVLVIFGVHWGITPVTVGNYASLGYDTFTALQASAVFSQAGAAFGVFLKTKDKELKDVSLPAAITAVFGITEPVVYGVNLRLKKPMICGCIAGAIGGAIAGAFNAVSWSYNMPGIATIPAFFKAGHMTPFIGFLISIVVSFVLGMVLTMIVGFKEDNK
- a CDS encoding 6-phospho-beta-glucosidase, whose amino-acid sequence is MSQLPKNFLWGGAVAAHQVEGGYNKGGKGISIVDVLTGGAHGVDRIITETIEEGKYYPNHEAVDFYGHYKEDIALFAELGFKCFRTSIAWTRIFPKGDELEPNEEGLKFYDDLFDELLKYNIEPVITLSHFEMPHHLVKEYGGWKNRKVIDFFVRYSEVVMKRYKDKVKYWMTFNEINNQKNYKYPLFGYTCSGVIFNEDENPEQCMYQVVHHQLVASAKVVKLGHEINPDFQIGCMMACVPLYPYSCKPEDMMYSVESMHDRYLFSDVHVRGEYPSYAIKEWERKGFNIHMEPEDKDILKAGIVDYIGLSYYMTNAVKAGAVVEGNGLDGFPGSVPNPHVKSSDWGWQIDPIGLRYALNLLYERYQKPLFIVENGFGAIDKVEEDGSINDDYRIDYLKAHIEEMKKAVTLDGVDLMGYTPWGCIDCVSFTTGEYKKRYGFIYVDKHDDGSGTMKRMKKKSFNWYKNVIQTNGEEL